DNA sequence from the Plasmodium reichenowi strain SY57 chromosome Unknown, whole genome shotgun sequence genome:
GGTGGTTACCACATTAGTATTATTGCTTCGATTGTTGCAATAGTGGTCATAGTTTTAATTatggtaataatatataagattTTACGTTATCGAcgaaagaaaaaaatgaagaaaaaactccaatatataaaactaTTAAAAGAATAGATATGTGACGTTTGATATTCTTGATATATAGTTTTGTGTATGTATAACATTTAGTTTAATGTACCATGTTTTTTTCCCCA
Encoded proteins:
- a CDS encoding rifin; translation: GGYHISIIASIVAIVVIVLIMVIIYKILRYRRKKKMKKKLQYIKLLKE